In the Besnoitia besnoiti strain Bb-Ger1 chromosome XII, whole genome shotgun sequence genome, one interval contains:
- a CDS encoding hypothetical protein (encoded by transcript BESB_022680): protein MPVVGFFMSSDPFSGIVQELISGYFLFRARRGGRIGAQSTLYLLIGVSALTPYQGEAAHREARHSSIESRQCTGEGGHSGARTHLNKGRAGGEPCKAPAGESGTTQGSLWGVVENRRVAQGCLQLIRGLGF from the exons ATGCCCGTCGTAGGCTTTTTCATGTCGAGCGATCCTTTTTCCGGCATAGTGCAGGAGCTTATTAGCGGCTACTTCCTTTtccgagcgaggagagggggCCGTATCGGCGCTCAATCCACCCTGTACCTCCTGATCGGGGTTTCCGCGCTCACGCCCTACCAGGGGGAGGCCGCTcaccgcgaggcgaggcacagCAGCATCGAGAGCAGACAATGCACCGGGGAAGGGGG ACACAGCGGCGCCCGAACTCACTTGAACAAAGGAAGGGCGGGCGGTGAACCGTGCAAGGCTCCCGCAGGAGAGTCCGGCACAACGCAAGGATCGTTGTGGGGAGTCGTGGAGAACAGACGTGTAGCTCAAGGATGCTTGCAACTCATACGAGGCCTTGGCTTCTAA